A region of Arabidopsis thaliana chromosome 5, partial sequence DNA encodes the following proteins:
- the UGP2 gene encoding UDP-glucose pyrophosphorylase 2 — protein MRYAVYSFFRFHFLFLFLCRSVIEVRDGLTFLDLIVIQIENLNNKYNCKVPLVLMNSFNTHDDTQKIVEKYTKSNVDIHTFNQSKYPRVVADEFVPWPSKGKTDKDGWYPPGHGDVFPSLMNSGKLDAFLSQGKEYVFIANSDNLGAIVDLKILKHLIQNKNEYCMEVTPKTLADVKGGTLISYEGKVQLLEIAQVPDEHVNEFKSIEKFKIFNTNNLWVNLKAIKKLVEADALKMEIIPNPKEVDGVKVLQLETAAGAAIRFFDNAIGVNVPRSRFLPVKATSDLLLVQSDLYTLVDGFVTRNKARTNPTNPAIELGPEFKKVASFLSRFKSIPSIVELDSLKVSGDVWFGSGVVLKGKVTVKANAGTKLEIPDNAVLENKDINGPEDL, from the exons ATGCGTTATGCGGTATATTCTTTCTTCaggtttcattttcttttcctgtTTTTGTGCAGATCGGTTATTGAAGTTCGTGATGGTTTGACATTTCTTGACCTGATTGTTATCCAGATTGAG AATCTCAACAACAAGTATAACTGCAAGGTTCCTTTGGTTCTTATGAACTCATTCAATACACATGATGACACACAAAAG ATTGTGGAAAAATACACCAAGTCAAATGTTGATATTCACACTTTTAATCAG AGCAAGTATCCTCGTGTTGTTGCTGATGAGTTTGTGCCGTGGCCAAGCAAAGGAAAGACTGACAAGGATGGATG GTATCCTCCCGGTCACGGTGATGTATTCCCATCTCTCATGAACAGTGGCAAGCTTGATGCGTTCTTATCACAG GGTAAGGAGTATGTGTTCATCGCCAACTCAGACAACTTGGGCGCAATCGTTGACTTAA AAATCTTGAAGCACCTGATCCAGAACAAAAATGAGTACTGTATGGAGGTTACACCCAAAACACTAGCTGATGTAAAGGGAGGAACTCTCATTTCTTACGAAGGAAAAGTACAG CTTTTGGAGATTGCTCAGGTTCCTGATGAACAT GTAAATGAATTCAAATCAATTGAGAAATTCAAGATTTTCAACACCAACAACCT ATGGGTGAACTTGAAAGCCATCAAAAAGCTTGTGGAAGCTGATGCACTTAAAATGGAGATCATCCCAAACCCGAAG GAAGTTGACGGAGTCAAAGTTCTTCAGCTGGAAACTGCAGCTGGTGCTGCGATAAGG TTTTTTGATAATGCAATTGGTGTGAATGTACCTCGGTCACGGTTCTTGCCAGTGAAGGCAACTTCAGACTTGCTTCTTGTTCAA TCGGATCTGTACACACTCGTAGATGGCTTTGtcacaagaaacaaagctaGAACAAACCCCACAAACCCAGCGATCGAGTTGGGACCCGAAttcaaaaag GTAGCGAGTTTCCTTAGCCGGTTCAAGTCCATCCCGAGTATAGTTGAGCTCGATAGTCTTAAGGTCTCAGGTGATGTTTGGTTTGGCTCCGGCGTTGTTCTCAAGGGCAAAGTGACAGTAAAGGCAAACGCCGGGACTAAACTTGAAATCCCTGACAATGCCGTGCTCGAGAATAAG GACATCAACGGTCCAGAGGATCTgtga
- the UGP2 gene encoding UDP-glucose pyrophosphorylase 2 (UDP-glucose pyrophosphorylase 2 (UGP2); FUNCTIONS IN: UTP:glucose-1-phosphate uridylyltransferase activity, nucleotidyltransferase activity; INVOLVED IN: response to cadmium ion, callose deposition in cell wall, response to salt stress, metabolic process, pollen development; LOCATED IN: plasma membrane; EXPRESSED IN: 27 plant structures; EXPRESSED DURING: 17 growth stages; CONTAINS InterPro DOMAIN/s: UTP--glucose-1-phosphate uridylyltransferase, subgroup (InterPro:IPR016267), UTP--glucose-1-phosphate uridylyltransferase (InterPro:IPR002618); BEST Arabidopsis thaliana protein match is: UDP-GLUCOSE PYROPHOSPHORYLASE 1 (TAIR:AT3G03250.1); Has 1807 Blast hits to 1807 proteins in 277 species: Archae - 0; Bacteria - 0; Metazoa - 736; Fungi - 347; Plants - 385; Viruses - 0; Other Eukaryotes - 339 (source: NCBI BLink).), producing the protein MAATATEKLPQLKSAVDGLTEMSENEKSGFINLVSRYLSGEAQHIEWSKIQTPTDEIVVPYDKMANVSEDASETKYLLDKLVVLKLNGGLGTTMGCTGPKSVIEVRDGLTFLDLIVIQIENLNNKYNCKVPLVLMNSFNTHDDTQKIVEKYTKSNVDIHTFNQSKYPRVVADEFVPWPSKGKTDKDGWYPPGHGDVFPSLMNSGKLDAFLSQGKEYVFIANSDNLGAIVDLKILKHLIQNKNEYCMEVTPKTLADVKGGTLISYEGKVQLLEIAQVPDEHVNEFKSIEKFKIFNTNNLWVNLKAIKKLVEADALKMEIIPNPKEVDGVKVLQLETAAGAAIRFFDNAIGVNVPRSRFLPVKATSDLLLVQSDLYTLVDGFVTRNKARTNPTNPAIELGPEFKKVASFLSRFKSIPSIVELDSLKVSGDVWFGSGVVLKGKVTVKANAGTKLEIPDNAVLENKDINGPEDL; encoded by the exons ATGGCTGCCACCGCAACCGAGAAGCTCCCTCAGCTCAAATCCGCCGTCGATGGACTTACTGAGATGAG CGAGAATGAGAAGAGTGGATTCATCAACCTCGTTTCACGTTACCTCAG TGGTGAAGCCCAGCACATTGAATGGAGCAAGATCCAGACACCTACTGATGAAATTGTTGTTCCTTATGATAAAATGGCTAACGTCTCTGAag ATGCTTCCGAGACCAAATATCTGTTGGACAAGCTTGTTGTGCTGAAGCTTAATGGAGGTTTGGGAACCACAATGGGATGCACTGGTCCAAA ATCGGTTATTGAAGTTCGTGATGGTTTGACATTTCTTGACCTGATTGTTATCCAGATTGAG AATCTCAACAACAAGTATAACTGCAAGGTTCCTTTGGTTCTTATGAACTCATTCAATACACATGATGACACACAAAAG ATTGTGGAAAAATACACCAAGTCAAATGTTGATATTCACACTTTTAATCAG AGCAAGTATCCTCGTGTTGTTGCTGATGAGTTTGTGCCGTGGCCAAGCAAAGGAAAGACTGACAAGGATGGATG GTATCCTCCCGGTCACGGTGATGTATTCCCATCTCTCATGAACAGTGGCAAGCTTGATGCGTTCTTATCACAG GGTAAGGAGTATGTGTTCATCGCCAACTCAGACAACTTGGGCGCAATCGTTGACTTAA AAATCTTGAAGCACCTGATCCAGAACAAAAATGAGTACTGTATGGAGGTTACACCCAAAACACTAGCTGATGTAAAGGGAGGAACTCTCATTTCTTACGAAGGAAAAGTACAG CTTTTGGAGATTGCTCAGGTTCCTGATGAACAT GTAAATGAATTCAAATCAATTGAGAAATTCAAGATTTTCAACACCAACAACCT ATGGGTGAACTTGAAAGCCATCAAAAAGCTTGTGGAAGCTGATGCACTTAAAATGGAGATCATCCCAAACCCGAAG GAAGTTGACGGAGTCAAAGTTCTTCAGCTGGAAACTGCAGCTGGTGCTGCGATAAGG TTTTTTGATAATGCAATTGGTGTGAATGTACCTCGGTCACGGTTCTTGCCAGTGAAGGCAACTTCAGACTTGCTTCTTGTTCAA TCGGATCTGTACACACTCGTAGATGGCTTTGtcacaagaaacaaagctaGAACAAACCCCACAAACCCAGCGATCGAGTTGGGACCCGAAttcaaaaag GTAGCGAGTTTCCTTAGCCGGTTCAAGTCCATCCCGAGTATAGTTGAGCTCGATAGTCTTAAGGTCTCAGGTGATGTTTGGTTTGGCTCCGGCGTTGTTCTCAAGGGCAAAGTGACAGTAAAGGCAAACGCCGGGACTAAACTTGAAATCCCTGACAATGCCGTGCTCGAGAATAAG GACATCAACGGTCCAGAGGATCTgtga
- the RVE1 gene encoding Homeodomain-like superfamily protein, whose protein sequence is MFVSLTEHVGSKTAVQIRSHAQKFFSKVAREATGGDGSSVEPIVIPPPRPKRKPAHPYPRKFGNEADQTSRSVSPSERDTQSPTSVLSTVGSEALCSLDSSSPNRSLSPVSSASPPAALTTTANAPEELETLKLELFPSERLLNRESSIKEPTKQSLKLFGKTVLVSDSGMSSSLTTSTYCKSPIQPLPRKLSSSKTLPIIRNSQEELLSCWIQVPLKQEDVENRCLDSGKAVQNEGSSTGSNTGSVDDTGHTEKTTEPETMLCQWEFKPSERSAFSELRRTNSESNSRGFGPYKKRKMVTEEEEHEIHLHL, encoded by the exons atgtttgtttcaCTAACAGAACATGTGGGCTCAAAGACCGCAGTTCAGATTCGAAGCCATGCTCAGAAGTTTTTCTCTAAG GTTGCTCGAGAAGCAACTGGAGGTGATGGGAGCTCAGTAGAGCCGATTGTAATACCTCCTCCTCGTCCCAAGAGAAAGCCAGCGCATCCGTACCCTCGTAAGTTTGGGAACGAGGCAGATCAAACAAGTAGATCGGTTTCTCCCTCAGAACGTGATACTCAATCTCCAACCTCTGTGTTGTCCACTGTTGGATCAGAAGCATTGTGTTCCCTTGATTCGAGTTCACCCAATCGAAGCTTGTCCCCAGTTTCTTCTGCATCACCACCAGCTGCTCTTACAACCACTGCAAATGCACCTGAAGAGCTTGAGACTCTG AAGCTGGAGTTGTTTCCTAGTGAGAGACTCTTAAACAGGGAGAGCTCGATCAAGGAACCAACGAAGCAAAGTCTTAAACTCTTTGGGAAGACAGTTTTGGTATCTGATTCAGGCATGTCCTCTTCTCTAACAACTTCAACATATTGTAAATCCCCAATTCAGCCATTACCACGGAAACTCTCATCATCCAAGACACTACCCATAATAAGAAACTCACAAGAAGAACTCTTGAGCTGCTGGATACAAGTCCCTCTTAAGCAAGAAGATGTGGAAAATAGATGTTTGGATTCAGGAAAGGCTGTCCAAAACGAAGGATCATCGACTGGATCAAACACTGGTTCGGTGGATGATACGGGACACACGGAAAAGACCACAGAACCCGAAACAATGCTATGTCAATGGGAGTTTAAACCAAGTGAGAGGTCTGCATTTTCTGAGCTCAGAAGAACAAACTCCGAGTCAAATTCAAGAGGATTTGGTCCatacaagaagagaaagatggtaacagaagaagaagagcatgAGATTCATCTCCACTTATAA
- the RVE1 gene encoding Homeodomain-like superfamily protein (REVEILLE 1 (RVE1); CONTAINS InterPro DOMAIN/s: SANT, DNA-binding (InterPro:IPR001005), Homeodomain-like (InterPro:IPR009057), Myb, DNA-binding (InterPro:IPR014778), HTH transcriptional regulator, Myb-type, DNA-binding (InterPro:IPR017930), Myb-like DNA-binding domain, SHAQKYF class (InterPro:IPR006447); BEST Arabidopsis thaliana protein match is: Homeodomain-like superfamily protein (TAIR:AT5G37260.1); Has 1557 Blast hits to 1521 proteins in 166 species: Archae - 0; Bacteria - 3; Metazoa - 201; Fungi - 29; Plants - 1060; Viruses - 9; Other Eukaryotes - 255 (source: NCBI BLink).), which translates to MASSPLTANVQGTNASLRNRDEETADKQIQFNDQSFGGNDYAPKVRKPYTITKERERWTDEEHKKFVEALKLYGRAWRRIEEHVGSKTAVQIRSHAQKFFSKVAREATGGDGSSVEPIVIPPPRPKRKPAHPYPRKFGNEADQTSRSVSPSERDTQSPTSVLSTVGSEALCSLDSSSPNRSLSPVSSASPPAALTTTANAPEELETLKLELFPSERLLNRESSIKEPTKQSLKLFGKTVLVSDSGMSSSLTTSTYCKSPIQPLPRKLSSSKTLPIIRNSQEELLSCWIQVPLKQEDVENRCLDSGKAVQNEGSSTGSNTGSVDDTGHTEKTTEPETMLCQWEFKPSERSAFSELRRTNSESNSRGFGPYKKRKMVTEEEEHEIHLHL; encoded by the exons ATGGCGTCGTCTCCGTTGACTGCAAATGTTCAG GGTACCAACGCTTCTTTGAGGAATAGAGATGAAGAAACTGCAGACAAGCAGATACAATTCAATGACCAAAGTTTTGGGGGAAATGACTATGCACCcaag GTACGGAAGCCATACACgataacaaaagagagagagagatggacaGATGAAGAGCACAAGAAGTTTGTTGAAGCCTTGAAATTATACGGGCGAGCTTGGAGACGAATAGAAG AACATGTGGGCTCAAAGACCGCAGTTCAGATTCGAAGCCATGCTCAGAAGTTTTTCTCTAAG GTTGCTCGAGAAGCAACTGGAGGTGATGGGAGCTCAGTAGAGCCGATTGTAATACCTCCTCCTCGTCCCAAGAGAAAGCCAGCGCATCCGTACCCTCGTAAGTTTGGGAACGAGGCAGATCAAACAAGTAGATCGGTTTCTCCCTCAGAACGTGATACTCAATCTCCAACCTCTGTGTTGTCCACTGTTGGATCAGAAGCATTGTGTTCCCTTGATTCGAGTTCACCCAATCGAAGCTTGTCCCCAGTTTCTTCTGCATCACCACCAGCTGCTCTTACAACCACTGCAAATGCACCTGAAGAGCTTGAGACTCTG AAGCTGGAGTTGTTTCCTAGTGAGAGACTCTTAAACAGGGAGAGCTCGATCAAGGAACCAACGAAGCAAAGTCTTAAACTCTTTGGGAAGACAGTTTTGGTATCTGATTCAGGCATGTCCTCTTCTCTAACAACTTCAACATATTGTAAATCCCCAATTCAGCCATTACCACGGAAACTCTCATCATCCAAGACACTACCCATAATAAGAAACTCACAAGAAGAACTCTTGAGCTGCTGGATACAAGTCCCTCTTAAGCAAGAAGATGTGGAAAATAGATGTTTGGATTCAGGAAAGGCTGTCCAAAACGAAGGATCATCGACTGGATCAAACACTGGTTCGGTGGATGATACGGGACACACGGAAAAGACCACAGAACCCGAAACAATGCTATGTCAATGGGAGTTTAAACCAAGTGAGAGGTCTGCATTTTCTGAGCTCAGAAGAACAAACTCCGAGTCAAATTCAAGAGGATTTGGTCCatacaagaagagaaagatggtaacagaagaagaagagcatgAGATTCATCTCCACTTATAA
- the UGP2 gene encoding UDP-glucose pyrophosphorylase 2, whose amino-acid sequence MNSFNTHDDTQKIVEKYTKSNVDIHTFNQSKYPRVVADEFVPWPSKGKTDKDGWYPPGHGDVFPSLMNSGKLDAFLSQGKEYVFIANSDNLGAIVDLKILKHLIQNKNEYCMEVTPKTLADVKGGTLISYEGKVQLLEIAQVPDEHVNEFKSIEKFKIFNTNNLWVNLKAIKKLVEADALKMEIIPNPKEVDGVKVLQLETAAGAAIRFFDNAIGVNVPRSRFLPVKATSDLLLVQSDLYTLVDGFVTRNKARTNPTNPAIELGPEFKKVASFLSRFKSIPSIVELDSLKVSGDVWFGSGVVLKGKVTVKANAGTKLEIPDNAVLENKDINGPEDL is encoded by the exons ATGAACTCATTCAATACACATGATGACACACAAAAG ATTGTGGAAAAATACACCAAGTCAAATGTTGATATTCACACTTTTAATCAG AGCAAGTATCCTCGTGTTGTTGCTGATGAGTTTGTGCCGTGGCCAAGCAAAGGAAAGACTGACAAGGATGGATG GTATCCTCCCGGTCACGGTGATGTATTCCCATCTCTCATGAACAGTGGCAAGCTTGATGCGTTCTTATCACAG GGTAAGGAGTATGTGTTCATCGCCAACTCAGACAACTTGGGCGCAATCGTTGACTTAA AAATCTTGAAGCACCTGATCCAGAACAAAAATGAGTACTGTATGGAGGTTACACCCAAAACACTAGCTGATGTAAAGGGAGGAACTCTCATTTCTTACGAAGGAAAAGTACAG CTTTTGGAGATTGCTCAGGTTCCTGATGAACAT GTAAATGAATTCAAATCAATTGAGAAATTCAAGATTTTCAACACCAACAACCT ATGGGTGAACTTGAAAGCCATCAAAAAGCTTGTGGAAGCTGATGCACTTAAAATGGAGATCATCCCAAACCCGAAG GAAGTTGACGGAGTCAAAGTTCTTCAGCTGGAAACTGCAGCTGGTGCTGCGATAAGG TTTTTTGATAATGCAATTGGTGTGAATGTACCTCGGTCACGGTTCTTGCCAGTGAAGGCAACTTCAGACTTGCTTCTTGTTCAA TCGGATCTGTACACACTCGTAGATGGCTTTGtcacaagaaacaaagctaGAACAAACCCCACAAACCCAGCGATCGAGTTGGGACCCGAAttcaaaaag GTAGCGAGTTTCCTTAGCCGGTTCAAGTCCATCCCGAGTATAGTTGAGCTCGATAGTCTTAAGGTCTCAGGTGATGTTTGGTTTGGCTCCGGCGTTGTTCTCAAGGGCAAAGTGACAGTAAAGGCAAACGCCGGGACTAAACTTGAAATCCCTGACAATGCCGTGCTCGAGAATAAG GACATCAACGGTCCAGAGGATCTgtga
- the HDG9 gene encoding homeodomain GLABROUS 9 (homeodomain GLABROUS 9 (HDG9); FUNCTIONS IN: sequence-specific DNA binding, DNA binding, sequence-specific DNA binding transcription factor activity; INVOLVED IN: regulation of transcription, DNA-dependent, regulation of transcription; LOCATED IN: nucleus; EXPRESSED IN: tapetum, male gametophyte, anther, female gametophyte; CONTAINS InterPro DOMAIN/s: Homeobox (InterPro:IPR001356), Homeodomain-like (InterPro:IPR009057), Lipid-binding START (InterPro:IPR002913), Homeodomain-related (InterPro:IPR012287); BEST Arabidopsis thaliana protein match is: homeodomain GLABROUS 10 (TAIR:AT1G34650.1); Has 1807 Blast hits to 1807 proteins in 277 species: Archae - 0; Bacteria - 0; Metazoa - 736; Fungi - 347; Plants - 385; Viruses - 0; Other Eukaryotes - 339 (source: NCBI BLink).), translating to MDFTRDDNSSDERENDVDANTNNRHEKKGYHRHTNEQIHRLETYFKECPHPDEFQRRLLGEELNLKPKQIKFWFQNKRTQAKSHNEKADNAALRAENIKIRRENESMEDALNNVVCPPCGGRGPGREDQLRHLQKLRAQNAYLKDEYERVSNYLKQYGGHSMHNVEATPYLHGPSNHASTSKNRPALYGTSSNRLPEPSSIFRGPYTRGNMNTTAPPQPRKPLEMQNFQPLSQLEKIAMLEAAEKAVSEVLSLIQMDDTMWKKSSIDDRLVIDPGLYEKYFTKTNTNGRPESSKDVVVVQMDAGNLIDIFLTAEKWARLFPTIVNEAKTIHVLDSVDHRGKTFSRVIYEQLHILSPLVPPREFMILRTCQQIEDNVWMIADVSCHLPNIEFDLSFPICTKRPSGVLIQALPHGFSKVTWIEHVVVNDNRVRPHKLYRDLLYGGFGYGARRWTVTLERTCERLIFSTSVPALPNNDNPGVVQTIRGRNSVMHLGERMLRNFAWMMKMVNKLDFSPQSETNNSGIRIGVRINNEAGQPPGLIVCAGSSLSLPLPPVQVYDFLKNLEVRHQWDVLCHGNPATEAARFVTGSNPRNTVSFLEPSIRDINTKLMILQDSFKDALGGMVAYAPMDLNTACAAISGDIDPTTIPILPSGFMISRDGRPSEGEAEGGSYTLLTVAFQILVSGPSYSPDTNLEVSATTVNTLISSTVQRIKAMLKCE from the exons ATGGATTTTACTCGCGATGACAACTCAAGTGATGAACGGGAAAATGATGTAGACGCCAACACCAACAACCGTCACGAGAAGAAGGGTTACCATCGCCACACTAATGAACAAATTCATAGGCTTGAAAC GTATTTCAAGGAATGTCCTCATCCAGACGAATTTCAGCGACGTCTGTTGGGTGAAGAACTGaatctgaaaccaaaacaaatcaaattttggtttcaaaacaaaagaactcaaGCTAAG aGTCACAATGAAAAAGCAGACAATGCAGCGCTTAGGGCAGAAAATATTAAGATTAGACGTGAGAACGAATCAATGGAAGATGCACTGAATAATGTGGTTTGCCCTCCATGTGGTGGTCGTGGTCCTGGGAGAGAAGACCAACTTCGACATCTCCAAAAACTCCGTGCACAAAACGCTTATCTCAAAGATGAG TATGAAAGAGTCTCAAACTACCTAAAACAGTACGGAGGTCACTCAATGCATAACGTCGAGGCCACACCCTATCTCCATGGTCCATCAAACCATGCATCAACGTCCAAGAACCGTCCAGCATTGTACGGAACCTCTTCTAACCGTCTCCCCGAGCCTTCAAGCATATTTAGAGGACCATACACTCGTGGAAACATGAACACCACCGCACCGCCTCAGCCGCGAAAGCCGCTGGAAATGCAGAATTTCCAACCACTATCTCAACTGGAGAAAATTGCAATGTTGGAAGCAGCGGAAAAAGCGGTGTCAGAGGTTTTGAGCCTCATTCAAATGGATGATACAATGTGGAAAAAGTCGTCTATTGATGATAGGCTCGTCATTGATCCAGGGCTCTATGAGAAATATTTTACTAAGACTAACACAAATGGTCGTCCTGAGTCTTCTAAAGATGTCGTGGTGGTTCAAATGGATGCTGGAAACTTGATCGACATCTTCTTAACTGCG GAGAAATGGGCGAGGCTTTTTCCAACAATTGTGAACGAAGCTAAAACGATTCACGTCTTGGATTCCGTTGACCATCGAGGAAAAACTTTCTCAAGAGTG ATTTATGAGCAACTGCACATACTGTCACCATTGGTGCCACCGAGGGAATTTATGATCCTAAGGACTTGCCAACAAATTGAAGACAATGTCTGGATGATTGCTGATGTGTCGTGTCATCTCCCAAACATTGAGTTTGATCTTTCGTTTCCCATTTGCACCAAACGTCCCTCAGGTGTGCTCATTCAAGCCTTGCCCCACGGCTTCTCTAag GTGACGTGGATAGAGCATGTGGTAGTGAATGATAATAGAGTGCGGCCACATAAGCTTTACAGAGACCTCTTATACGGCGGCTTTGGCTACGGAGCTCGACGTTGGACCGTTACTCTTGAGAGGACGTGTGAGAGGCTGATTTTCTCCACCTCCGTCCCTGCCTTGCCCAACAATGACAATCCCGGAG ttgtgCAAACAATACGAGGCAGAAATAGCGTAATGCATTTGGGAGAAAGAATGTTGAGGAACTTTGCATGGATGATGAAAATGGTTAACAAACTCGACTTCTCGCCACAGTCTGAAACTAACAACAGCGGAATTAGGATTGGGGTGCGGATAAACAATGAGGCGGGTCAACCGCCCGGTCTCATTGTCTGTGCTGGTTCATCTTTATCCCTCCCTCTCCCTCCTGTCCAAGTGTACGATTTCCTTAAGAATCTGGAGGTTCGTCACCAG TGGGACGTTCTGTGCCATGGGAATCCAGCGACTGAGGCTGCTCGTTTCGTCACCGGATCAAACCCAAGGAACACTGTGTCTTTTCTCgag cCTTCAATTAGGGATATTAATACTAAGCTAATGATACTCCAAGATAGCTTCAAAGATGCATTGGGAGGAATGGTGGCCTACGCTCCAATGGATCTAAACACCGCCTGCGCTGCCATTTCAGGCGATATCGATCCTACCACCATTCCAATCCTCCCTTCCGGTTTTATGATCTCCCGTGACGGCCGTCCTTCCGAGGGCGAAGCCGAGGGTGGCAGCTATACACTCCTCACCGTGGCTTTCCAGATCCTTGTCTCCGGTCCGAGTTACTCTCCTGATACCAACCTGGAAGTTTCTGCCACCACAGTCAATACCTTGATTAGCTCCACCGTTCAAAGGATCAAAGCCATGCTCAAGTGCGAATGA
- the UGP2 gene encoding UDP-glucose pyrophosphorylase 2 → MFTAWVSMFTIFDCISVIEVRDGLTFLDLIVIQIENLNNKYNCKVPLVLMNSFNTHDDTQKIVEKYTKSNVDIHTFNQSKYPRVVADEFVPWPSKGKTDKDGWYPPGHGDVFPSLMNSGKLDAFLSQGKEYVFIANSDNLGAIVDLKILKHLIQNKNEYCMEVTPKTLADVKGGTLISYEGKVQLLEIAQVPDEHVNEFKSIEKFKIFNTNNLWVNLKAIKKLVEADALKMEIIPNPKEVDGVKVLQLETAAGAAIRFFDNAIGVNVPRSRFLPVKATSDLLLVQSDLYTLVDGFVTRNKARTNPTNPAIELGPEFKKVASFLSRFKSIPSIVELDSLKVSGDVWFGSGVVLKGKVTVKANAGTKLEIPDNAVLENKDINGPEDL, encoded by the exons ATGTTCACAGCTTGGGTTAGTATGTTCACCATCTTCGATTGCAT ATCGGTTATTGAAGTTCGTGATGGTTTGACATTTCTTGACCTGATTGTTATCCAGATTGAG AATCTCAACAACAAGTATAACTGCAAGGTTCCTTTGGTTCTTATGAACTCATTCAATACACATGATGACACACAAAAG ATTGTGGAAAAATACACCAAGTCAAATGTTGATATTCACACTTTTAATCAG AGCAAGTATCCTCGTGTTGTTGCTGATGAGTTTGTGCCGTGGCCAAGCAAAGGAAAGACTGACAAGGATGGATG GTATCCTCCCGGTCACGGTGATGTATTCCCATCTCTCATGAACAGTGGCAAGCTTGATGCGTTCTTATCACAG GGTAAGGAGTATGTGTTCATCGCCAACTCAGACAACTTGGGCGCAATCGTTGACTTAA AAATCTTGAAGCACCTGATCCAGAACAAAAATGAGTACTGTATGGAGGTTACACCCAAAACACTAGCTGATGTAAAGGGAGGAACTCTCATTTCTTACGAAGGAAAAGTACAG CTTTTGGAGATTGCTCAGGTTCCTGATGAACAT GTAAATGAATTCAAATCAATTGAGAAATTCAAGATTTTCAACACCAACAACCT ATGGGTGAACTTGAAAGCCATCAAAAAGCTTGTGGAAGCTGATGCACTTAAAATGGAGATCATCCCAAACCCGAAG GAAGTTGACGGAGTCAAAGTTCTTCAGCTGGAAACTGCAGCTGGTGCTGCGATAAGG TTTTTTGATAATGCAATTGGTGTGAATGTACCTCGGTCACGGTTCTTGCCAGTGAAGGCAACTTCAGACTTGCTTCTTGTTCAA TCGGATCTGTACACACTCGTAGATGGCTTTGtcacaagaaacaaagctaGAACAAACCCCACAAACCCAGCGATCGAGTTGGGACCCGAAttcaaaaag GTAGCGAGTTTCCTTAGCCGGTTCAAGTCCATCCCGAGTATAGTTGAGCTCGATAGTCTTAAGGTCTCAGGTGATGTTTGGTTTGGCTCCGGCGTTGTTCTCAAGGGCAAAGTGACAGTAAAGGCAAACGCCGGGACTAAACTTGAAATCCCTGACAATGCCGTGCTCGAGAATAAG GACATCAACGGTCCAGAGGATCTgtga